In the Pseudomonas sp. DTU_2021_1001937_2_SI_NGA_ILE_001 genome, one interval contains:
- a CDS encoding paraquat-inducible protein A, with product MSIEPPSPPPAGLIICEHCDSLYEIHPLRAGEAAYCLRCAALLSRGQRMSLEQWLALTLTAAMLFILANIFPVISISMQGLSNEVTLWQSVQALAQGRITLIALVAGLSIIFAPLLQIVLLLWVLLHAQRGIVAPGFKACMRALEHLRPWSMLEVCMLGILVAIIKLAGMLDVHPGVGLWAMAMLMVLILLIANRNIRRLWDLLEVRPT from the coding sequence ATGAGTATCGAACCTCCCAGCCCCCCGCCAGCGGGCCTGATCATCTGCGAGCACTGCGACTCGCTGTATGAGATCCACCCCTTGCGTGCCGGCGAAGCCGCCTATTGCCTGCGCTGCGCTGCGCTGCTCAGCCGTGGCCAGCGCATGTCGCTCGAACAATGGCTGGCGCTCACCCTCACGGCGGCCATGCTGTTCATCTTGGCCAACATATTCCCGGTCATCAGCATCAGCATGCAGGGCCTGAGCAACGAAGTGACCCTGTGGCAATCGGTGCAAGCCCTGGCCCAGGGCCGCATTACGCTGATCGCCCTGGTCGCCGGGCTATCGATCATCTTCGCTCCGCTGCTGCAGATCGTCCTGCTGCTCTGGGTCTTGCTGCATGCTCAACGCGGCATCGTCGCGCCGGGCTTCAAGGCCTGCATGCGGGCACTCGAACACCTGCGACCGTGGAGCATGCTGGAAGTGTGCATGCTGGGGATCCTGGTGGCGATCATCAAGCTGGCCGGCATGCTCGATGTGCATCCCGGCGTCGGGCTCTGGGCCATGGCGATGCTCATGGTGCTCATCCTGCTGATCGCCAACCGCAACATCCGTCGCCTCTGGGACCTGCTCGAGGTACGGCCGACATGA
- a CDS encoding paraquat-inducible protein A, which yields MSRIPYAWQHRLNLCHLCGYACPEHAHCCPRCDAPVHHRKPNSIARTWAFLIAGMIFYIPANVLPVMYTNMLGNSSESTIMSGVIDFFHHGSWDIALLIFIASVLVPCLKFAVLGMLLVTCQRRSRWAMVERTRLYRFIELIGYWSMLDVLVVALVASLVQFRELSSIEPRIGILFFGLVVVMTMFAAMSFDPRLIWDAEVEDV from the coding sequence ATGAGCCGCATCCCCTATGCCTGGCAGCATCGGCTCAACCTGTGCCACCTCTGCGGCTATGCCTGCCCTGAGCACGCCCACTGCTGCCCGCGCTGCGATGCACCGGTACACCACCGCAAGCCAAACAGCATCGCCCGTACCTGGGCATTTCTCATTGCCGGCATGATCTTCTACATACCGGCCAACGTGTTGCCGGTGATGTACACCAACATGCTCGGCAACAGCAGCGAAAGCACGATCATGAGCGGCGTGATCGATTTCTTCCATCACGGCTCCTGGGACATCGCCCTGCTGATCTTCATCGCCAGCGTACTGGTGCCGTGCCTGAAATTCGCCGTGCTCGGCATGCTGCTGGTGACCTGCCAGCGGCGCAGCCGCTGGGCGATGGTCGAGCGTACCCGCCTGTATCGCTTCATCGAGCTGATCGGCTACTGGTCGATGCTTGATGTGCTGGTCGTGGCCCTGGTGGCTTCCCTGGTGCAGTTCCGCGAACTCAGCAGTATCGAGCCGCGCATCGGCATCCTGTTCTTTGGTTTGGTCGTGGTGATGACGATGTTCGCCGCCATGAGTTTCGATCCCCGGCTCATCTGGGACGCAGAGGTTGAAGATGTCTGA
- a CDS encoding intermembrane transport protein PqiB — MSDNTPPKTAATPPQPQIRQRKARISLVWLVPIVAGLIGLSMALHDWMNLGPKITVSFETAEGLEANKTQVKYKNVVIGMVTAISLSEDRTHVLATIELNNSAGPFTRVDSQYWVVRPRIGAHGISGVDTLLSGAFINADAGNAEQTTHEFVGLETPPPVTFGEKGKRFILHTDDLGSLDIGSPIYYRRIQVGQVVGYNLSDDGKGVDVQIFINAPNDKYITTDTRFWNASGVDVTVGTAGLKIDTQSLASIVSGGIAFREPNWSPDAKPAAENAEFRIFDDQATALAPPDGDPLYIRMRFKQSLRGLAVGAPVDFLGVNIGKVLSVDLDYDGDTRTFPGVVGALIYPKRLGAAEEKLRDLAGNGDPDEQSARILGSFIGNGLRAQVRTGNLLTGQLYIAMEFDPKAPKVTFNPRARPLEIPTVPGSFDKLQEQLQAFVDKLGRVPIDELAANLNGSLSELQKTLKTVNGSVLPHVRGTLQQAEKTLASANDSLAEDSPGRQQLGQMLEEVQRAARSMRVLTDFLSRQPESLIRGRSGDAAPASYKSSSRTKTLEPQQ, encoded by the coding sequence ATGTCTGACAACACCCCCCCGAAAACGGCCGCTACACCACCTCAGCCGCAGATCAGGCAACGCAAGGCGCGCATCTCGCTGGTATGGCTGGTGCCCATCGTCGCCGGCCTGATCGGCCTGTCGATGGCTCTGCACGACTGGATGAACCTGGGTCCGAAGATCACCGTGAGCTTCGAGACCGCCGAGGGCCTGGAAGCCAACAAGACCCAGGTCAAGTACAAGAACGTGGTGATCGGCATGGTCACCGCCATCAGCCTCAGCGAGGATCGTACCCACGTTCTGGCCACCATCGAGCTGAACAACTCCGCAGGCCCCTTCACCCGCGTCGACAGCCAGTACTGGGTGGTACGACCGCGTATCGGCGCGCACGGCATCTCCGGGGTCGACACCCTGCTGTCGGGAGCCTTCATCAACGCCGACGCCGGCAACGCCGAGCAGACCACTCATGAGTTCGTCGGCCTGGAAACCCCGCCGCCGGTAACCTTCGGGGAAAAGGGCAAGCGCTTCATCCTGCACACCGACGACCTCGGCTCACTGGATATCGGCTCGCCGATCTATTACCGGCGCATCCAGGTCGGCCAGGTGGTGGGCTACAACCTGTCCGATGACGGCAAGGGTGTCGACGTGCAGATCTTCATCAATGCTCCCAACGACAAATACATCACCACCGACACGCGCTTCTGGAACGCCAGTGGCGTGGACGTCACGGTCGGTACCGCCGGCCTGAAGATCGACACCCAGTCACTGGCGTCCATCGTCTCGGGCGGTATCGCCTTCCGTGAACCGAACTGGAGCCCCGACGCCAAGCCCGCCGCCGAGAACGCGGAGTTCCGTATCTTCGACGACCAGGCCACCGCGCTGGCGCCGCCAGACGGCGACCCACTATATATCCGCATGCGCTTCAAGCAGTCGCTGCGTGGCCTGGCGGTCGGTGCCCCGGTGGACTTCCTGGGCGTCAACATCGGCAAGGTGCTGTCCGTTGACCTCGACTACGATGGCGATACCCGCACCTTCCCTGGGGTGGTCGGTGCGCTGATCTACCCAAAGCGCCTGGGCGCCGCCGAAGAAAAACTTCGCGACCTGGCCGGCAACGGCGATCCCGACGAGCAGTCGGCACGTATTCTCGGCTCATTCATCGGCAATGGCCTGCGCGCGCAGGTACGCACCGGCAACCTCCTCACCGGCCAGCTGTACATCGCCATGGAGTTCGATCCCAAGGCTCCCAAGGTCACCTTCAACCCCCGGGCACGACCTCTGGAAATTCCCACGGTGCCTGGCAGTTTCGACAAGCTTCAGGAGCAGTTGCAGGCCTTCGTCGACAAGCTCGGCCGGGTGCCGATCGACGAACTGGCCGCCAACCTCAACGGCAGCCTGAGCGAACTGCAAAAGACCCTCAAGACCGTCAACGGCAGCGTGCTGCCGCATGTGCGCGGTACCCTGCAGCAGGCGGAGAAGACCCTGGCCAGCGCCAACGACAGCCTGGCCGAGGACTCGCCAGGCCGCCAGCAGCTCGGCCAGATGCTTGAAGAAGTGCAACGGGCCGCACGCTCGATGCGCGTGCTCACCGACTTCCTCAGCCGCCAGCCCGAATCGCTCATCCGTGGCCGTAGCGGCGATGCCGCGCCGGCGTCGTACAAGAGTTCGTCACGCACCAAGACCCTGGAGCCGCAACAATGA
- a CDS encoding PqiC family protein: protein MTLRLKLAVLATALGLAACSSPTMHYYTLVAPLHSEATSGAPAPFQFEMLPVLLPVQVDQPPLVVRQGDGSLAILDTERWGAPLGDEFHDALTAQLEQRWGRRDMAGLPKEGDLPVLSLRTDVRRFESVPGQYALLDVVWNLSLRGGAEGGKRQTLTCSSVIREQAGSGLDSLVIAHQKAISRLADSIARGTQAWVSQPGKGCP from the coding sequence ATGACCCTGCGCCTGAAACTCGCTGTCCTGGCCACGGCCCTGGGGCTGGCCGCCTGTTCCTCACCGACCATGCACTACTACACGCTGGTCGCGCCGTTGCACAGCGAAGCAACCAGCGGCGCGCCTGCGCCGTTCCAGTTCGAGATGCTACCCGTATTGCTACCCGTCCAGGTCGACCAGCCACCGCTGGTGGTGCGCCAGGGTGACGGCAGCCTGGCCATTCTCGATACCGAACGCTGGGGTGCACCGTTGGGGGATGAATTCCATGACGCCCTGACCGCACAGCTCGAACAGCGCTGGGGTCGCCGTGACATGGCCGGCCTGCCGAAGGAAGGCGACCTGCCGGTGCTGTCGCTGCGCACCGACGTGCGTCGCTTCGAGTCGGTGCCCGGCCAGTATGCACTGCTCGATGTGGTCTGGAACCTCAGCCTGCGTGGTGGCGCAGAGGGCGGCAAACGCCAGACATTGACCTGCAGCAGCGTGATTCGCGAGCAGGCCGGTAGCGGGTTGGACAGTCTGGTAATCGCGCATCAGAAGGCCATCTCGCGCCTGGCTGACAGCATCGCCCGCGGCACACAGGCGTGGGTCAGCCAGCCGGGCAAAGGCTGCCCATGA
- a CDS encoding helix-turn-helix transcriptional regulator, whose protein sequence is MTGIGPRLKRERVRLKLSQSALGAIGGVEANAQGNYENGLRSPRADYLSKLSEVGIDVNYVITGRKMPAPANDNATAESESLLEQTVSGLHASLHGMNQHLYQLARLLEARQGQDEDLDHEYVQNLCKDAEAISLAAVRLIYNTARTR, encoded by the coding sequence ATGACAGGGATCGGTCCCCGCCTGAAACGCGAACGCGTACGCCTGAAACTTTCCCAAAGCGCCCTGGGCGCCATAGGCGGCGTGGAGGCCAACGCCCAAGGCAACTACGAGAATGGCCTGCGCTCACCGCGCGCCGATTACCTGTCGAAGCTGTCGGAAGTCGGGATCGATGTGAACTACGTGATCACCGGCCGCAAGATGCCGGCGCCCGCCAACGACAACGCCACCGCTGAATCCGAAAGCCTGCTGGAACAGACGGTGTCGGGTCTGCATGCGAGTCTGCACGGCATGAACCAGCACCTTTATCAGCTGGCGCGGCTGCTCGAGGCCCGGCAAGGCCAGGACGAAGATCTCGACCACGAGTACGTGCAGAACCTGTGCAAGGACGCCGAGGCGATCAGCCTGGCGGCGGTAAGGCTCATCTACAACACGGCAAGAACCCGCTGA